A stretch of the Streptomyces venezuelae genome encodes the following:
- a CDS encoding response regulator, with the protein MTTPIRVMIADDQMMVRQGFTVLLNAQPDIEVVGQAVDGADAVAKVAELDPDVVLMDIRMPGVSGIEATAAITRAPEARVKVLVLTTFDLDEYVYEALRAGASGFLLKDASADQLAEAVRVIAAGEALLSPNITKRLITEFSRLGAPRAPSRDRIGELTERETEVLSLIAQGLSNAEIAEHLVVAEQTVKTHVSRILVKLGLRDRTQAAVFAYETGLVRPTGY; encoded by the coding sequence ATGACCACGCCGATCCGGGTGATGATCGCCGACGACCAGATGATGGTCCGGCAGGGCTTCACCGTGCTGCTCAACGCCCAGCCCGACATCGAGGTGGTCGGCCAGGCGGTGGACGGCGCCGATGCCGTCGCCAAAGTCGCCGAACTCGATCCGGACGTGGTCCTGATGGACATCCGTATGCCCGGGGTCAGCGGCATCGAGGCGACCGCCGCGATCACCCGGGCACCGGAGGCACGGGTGAAGGTGCTGGTGCTGACCACCTTCGACCTGGACGAGTACGTGTACGAGGCGTTGCGGGCCGGAGCCTCCGGGTTCCTCCTCAAGGACGCCTCCGCGGACCAGCTCGCCGAGGCGGTCCGGGTGATCGCGGCGGGTGAGGCCCTCCTCTCGCCGAACATCACCAAACGGCTGATCACCGAGTTCTCCCGGCTGGGGGCTCCGCGTGCGCCTTCCCGGGACCGGATCGGGGAGCTGACCGAGCGGGAGACGGAGGTGCTGTCGCTGATCGCGCAGGGGCTGTCGAACGCGGAGATCGCGGAACACCTGGTGGTGGCCGAGCAGACGGTGAAGACCCATGTGAGCCGCATCCTGGTGAAGCTGGGCCTGCGCGACCGCACCCAGGCGGCGGTGTTCGCGTACGAGACGGGTCTGGTCCGTCCGACGGGCTACTGA
- a CDS encoding sensor histidine kinase, whose product MSEHSTRPPATVPARLRGAVWTVVRDLLTVERDPLPRMRRPRWLAWLPHVLVGYAAVFFAFLTTEQIGSHYGIKGGAPAGLGLLTGLSIMIALFSPLAGFWLGLITAGWTAAVIAHGADGGQPWLWMPSGLPAFALVILLLALRVPARVTTEAVVLTVVLTWLAENLAAPPGSDDTLLSAVLLFGFAAVLGYALRAVRLARGKLAEQETLTEAERAQRALLEERSRIARELHDVVAHHMSVISIQAQVAPHLVENPSEELKENLAGIRENALEALTELRRVLGVLRSEDPEDPANPHHPQPTLADLDGLVENVRGAGLEVSTEIAGVRRPLTPGVELTAYRIVQEALSNCLRHAPGSRVEVGIAYGPRELHLCVANSAPTRPVQPSPGAGHGLLGMRERAGMLGGELAAGPRPGGGYEVTALLPMDPPTEKDS is encoded by the coding sequence GTGAGCGAGCACAGCACCCGGCCTCCGGCCACCGTTCCGGCACGGCTGCGCGGGGCGGTGTGGACCGTTGTCCGGGATCTGCTCACCGTCGAACGGGACCCGCTGCCGAGGATGCGCAGGCCGCGCTGGCTGGCGTGGCTGCCCCATGTCCTGGTCGGGTATGCGGCGGTGTTCTTCGCCTTCCTCACCACGGAACAGATCGGCTCGCACTACGGCATCAAGGGCGGCGCCCCGGCCGGACTGGGCCTGCTGACCGGGCTGTCCATCATGATCGCCCTGTTCAGCCCGCTGGCCGGGTTCTGGCTGGGGCTGATCACGGCCGGCTGGACGGCCGCCGTCATCGCGCACGGCGCGGACGGCGGACAGCCCTGGCTCTGGATGCCCTCCGGCCTGCCCGCCTTCGCACTGGTGATCCTGCTGCTCGCCCTGCGCGTACCGGCGCGGGTCACCACCGAGGCGGTCGTCCTGACGGTGGTCCTGACCTGGCTGGCCGAGAACCTCGCGGCCCCGCCGGGCAGCGATGACACCCTGCTCTCGGCCGTGCTCCTGTTCGGGTTCGCCGCCGTCCTCGGCTATGCGCTGCGGGCGGTGCGGCTGGCCCGCGGCAAGCTGGCGGAACAGGAGACCCTCACCGAGGCCGAGCGGGCGCAGCGGGCGCTGCTGGAGGAGCGCAGCCGGATCGCCCGCGAACTGCACGACGTCGTCGCCCACCACATGTCGGTGATCTCGATCCAGGCCCAGGTCGCCCCGCACCTGGTGGAGAACCCCTCCGAGGAGCTGAAGGAGAACCTGGCGGGCATCCGGGAGAACGCCCTGGAGGCCCTCACCGAACTGCGGCGGGTCCTCGGAGTGCTGCGCTCCGAGGACCCCGAGGATCCCGCGAACCCACACCATCCGCAGCCCACCCTCGCCGATCTGGACGGGCTGGTGGAGAACGTGCGGGGCGCCGGCCTGGAAGTCAGCACCGAGATCGCGGGCGTCCGCCGGCCGCTCACCCCCGGCGTGGAGCTCACCGCCTACCGGATCGTCCAGGAGGCCCTCAGCAACTGCCTCCGGCACGCGCCGGGCTCCCGGGTCGAGGTGGGCATCGCGTACGGGCCGCGCGAACTGCACCTGTGCGTCGCGAACTCCGCCCCGACCCGCCCCGTGCAGCCGTCCCCCGGTGCCGGGCACGGCCTGCTGGGAATGCGCGAGCGGGCGGGCATGCTGGGGGGCGAGCTGGCCGCCGGCCCCCGCCCCGGCGGGGGGTACGAGGTGACGGCGCTGCTCCCGATGGATCCACCGACCGAGAAGGACTCATGA
- a CDS encoding acyltransferase family protein, whose protein sequence is MPEIRGLRTRWAAVADRIDSGTPAGRDRSVDALRALAILGVILGHWLVTSLTDHDGGLSGTSPLVHMPWLAPVSWVFQTLAVFFLVGGHVATRSLASARARGTTYREWVGRRLGRLFRPVAAVLGLWAVTTAGMLLGGAGPDTVRTLLNLVLSPLWFLLVFAALTAVTPLVARLHPLWPLAVVAHVDLARFGFGAPEWTGWVNVAAGWLVPYTVGAAWARGAFAGRRAAAWLLGVGTAGTAALVLWGGYPASMVGVPGAAVSNLNPPTLAAVSFGLAQCGLALLLRGPLGRAMSRPRIWAAVALANLSAMTLFLWHQTAMMAVTALGLASGTDLPGLHTVPDGPGWIAARLLWLPVFAAALLVCRTAFGTYEQPRHPNGRRTGAACARPAATREITHA, encoded by the coding sequence ATGCCTGAGATCCGTGGTCTGCGCACCCGCTGGGCGGCCGTGGCCGACCGGATCGACTCCGGCACCCCGGCCGGCCGCGACCGCAGCGTGGACGCGCTGCGGGCCCTCGCCATCCTGGGCGTGATCCTGGGCCACTGGCTGGTCACCTCACTGACCGACCACGACGGCGGTCTGAGCGGCACCAGCCCGCTGGTGCACATGCCGTGGCTGGCCCCGGTCTCCTGGGTGTTCCAGACCCTGGCCGTGTTCTTCCTCGTCGGCGGGCATGTGGCCACCCGCAGCCTCGCCTCGGCCCGGGCGCGGGGGACGACGTACCGGGAATGGGTCGGGCGGCGGCTGGGCCGGCTGTTCCGGCCGGTGGCGGCAGTCCTCGGGCTGTGGGCGGTGACCACGGCCGGGATGCTGCTCGGCGGCGCCGGGCCGGACACCGTGCGGACCTTGCTGAACCTGGTGCTCTCCCCGCTGTGGTTCCTGCTGGTGTTCGCCGCGCTGACCGCCGTGACCCCGCTGGTGGCCCGGCTGCATCCGCTGTGGCCGCTCGCCGTGGTCGCGCATGTCGACCTGGCCCGGTTCGGGTTCGGCGCGCCCGAGTGGACCGGCTGGGTCAATGTGGCCGCCGGCTGGCTCGTCCCCTACACCGTGGGCGCCGCCTGGGCCCGGGGCGCGTTCGCCGGCCGACGGGCCGCGGCCTGGCTGCTGGGCGTCGGGACGGCCGGGACGGCGGCGCTGGTCCTGTGGGGCGGCTATCCGGCGTCGATGGTGGGCGTGCCGGGTGCCGCGGTGTCGAACCTGAACCCGCCGACGCTGGCCGCCGTGTCCTTCGGCCTCGCCCAGTGCGGGCTGGCCCTGCTGCTGCGGGGGCCGCTGGGCCGGGCGATGAGCCGTCCCCGGATCTGGGCCGCGGTGGCCCTGGCCAACCTGTCCGCGATGACCCTCTTCCTGTGGCACCAGACCGCGATGATGGCCGTCACCGCCCTCGGTCTGGCGTCGGGGACGGATCTGCCGGGCCTGCACACGGTCCCGGACGGCCCGGGGTGGATAGCCGCCCGGCTGCTGTGGCTGCCGGTGTTCGCGGCGGCGCTGCTGGTCTGCCGGACCGCGTTCGGTACATACGAGCAGCCCCGCCACCCGAACGGCCGCAGGACCGGGGCCGCTTGCGCGCGGCCGGCCGCGACCCGGGAGATCACCCATGCATAG
- a CDS encoding alpha/beta hydrolase, protein MSSKSERVRPVRLPGRLRRTLLAGLIAAAVAIPVSAAASPAVPAPAAVSFAEGAGLSERYAANRANLAEAVRMAEEAGRTGRAARLRAMEAGGTARFLAFDGRGSGRAVEVFGDLGTADRVAVLVPGSDTTLDTYQRFRAGAVALGQRLRAEHPHSAVVAWLGYDTPGTISPAVLTGSRAEEAARALGPFTGRLRQLAGPGARLSLLCHSYGSVVCARTETGPAVTDLVLFGSPGTGAESAAALPTAARVWAGRGGADWIGRVPHLRLAGLGFGTDPVDPAFGALPFAAGSGGHSDYLTPGSRSLDSLARIVLGTDRKAGHA, encoded by the coding sequence ATGAGCAGCAAGTCCGAGCGAGTCCGGCCGGTCCGCCTTCCCGGACGCCTGCGGCGCACGCTGCTCGCGGGTCTGATCGCCGCCGCCGTCGCAATTCCCGTGTCGGCCGCCGCCTCCCCGGCGGTGCCCGCGCCCGCCGCCGTCTCCTTCGCCGAGGGCGCCGGCCTCTCCGAGCGGTACGCCGCCAACCGCGCCAACCTCGCCGAGGCCGTACGGATGGCGGAGGAGGCCGGGCGGACCGGGCGGGCCGCCCGGCTTCGGGCCATGGAGGCCGGCGGGACGGCCCGCTTCCTCGCCTTCGACGGGCGGGGCAGCGGCCGGGCCGTCGAGGTGTTCGGCGATCTCGGCACCGCCGACCGGGTGGCCGTCCTGGTCCCCGGGTCGGACACGACGCTCGACACCTATCAGAGATTCCGTGCCGGGGCCGTTGCGCTCGGGCAGCGCCTGCGGGCGGAGCATCCGCACTCCGCGGTGGTGGCCTGGCTCGGCTATGACACCCCCGGCACGATCAGCCCGGCCGTCCTCACCGGAAGCCGCGCCGAGGAGGCCGCCCGGGCACTGGGGCCCTTCACCGGCCGGCTCCGGCAGCTGGCCGGACCCGGGGCGCGGCTCTCCCTGCTCTGCCATTCGTACGGCTCCGTGGTCTGCGCCCGCACCGAGACCGGCCCGGCCGTCACGGACCTCGTGCTGTTCGGCAGTCCGGGGACGGGCGCCGAAAGCGCCGCGGCTCTGCCGACGGCCGCCCGCGTCTGGGCCGGGCGGGGCGGGGCCGACTGGATCGGCCGGGTGCCGCATCTGCGGCTGGCCGGCCTCGGGTTCGGCACCGACCCGGTGGACCCCGCCTTCGGAGCACTGCCCTTCGCCGCCGGGAGCGGCGGCCACAGCGACTACCTCACGCCGGGCAGCCGCTCCCTCGACAGCCTCGCCCGCATAGTCCTCGGTACCGACCGGAAGGCCGGCCATGCCTGA
- a CDS encoding serine/threonine-protein kinase, translating to MEHLHPGDPQRIGPYRLLSRLGAGGMGQVYLARSDRGRTVTVKLVHRELARREEFRTRFRQEVSAARRVGGEWTAPVLDADTEADTPWLATGYVAGPSLRQIVARDFGPLPTRSVRILAAGLAHALRDIHSAGLIHRDLKPSNVLLTIDGPRVIDFGIARALEDTGSGSGAGSGAGALGLTRTGELVGSPGFMAPEQIRGEPVTPACDVFCLGAVLMYAATGALPFGDPETAGGLAPLLLRITGAEPNLAAVPAELRTLVAGCLRKQPADRPTPAELLALVGAGDTVADGRALEPWLPGALVAQLGRHAVQLLDREDAGPDRPRADPPTLPAPTGHAPAPVPAPVPAYPSYGPAPSYGPAPAPTVVPPGPVFSYAPAPVAPAPPHPRPRTASTVFLVAVATVVAIAAGGTVYAVMSADGDPVAGGPATRTSAGTTPTATAPGTAPNSPAGAASGSGGSGSTASSSGGSTPGTTAPSVPGTGGIPAGYLGTWTATSGTQTWRLTLTQGAVGEPVMRLEVRSAALECGWSATLQSAGPPVELSPSSVSYGPTASCNPGQWSRLTLQGDGSLVRELVGGQNPPLTYRR from the coding sequence ATGGAACACCTGCATCCGGGCGATCCGCAGCGCATCGGGCCCTACCGTCTCCTGTCCCGGCTCGGCGCCGGCGGCATGGGCCAGGTCTACCTCGCCCGGTCCGACCGCGGACGCACCGTCACCGTCAAACTCGTCCACCGCGAGCTCGCCCGCCGCGAGGAGTTCCGCACCCGGTTCCGCCAGGAGGTGTCCGCCGCCCGCCGGGTCGGCGGCGAGTGGACCGCTCCGGTCCTCGACGCCGACACCGAAGCCGATACGCCCTGGCTGGCCACCGGTTACGTCGCCGGCCCGAGCCTCCGTCAGATCGTGGCCCGCGACTTCGGGCCCCTGCCCACCCGTTCCGTACGGATCCTCGCCGCCGGCCTCGCCCATGCCCTCCGCGACATCCACAGCGCCGGCCTGATCCACCGCGATCTGAAGCCGTCGAACGTCCTGCTCACCATCGACGGCCCCCGGGTCATCGACTTCGGCATCGCCCGCGCCCTCGAGGACACCGGAAGCGGAAGCGGTGCCGGCAGCGGAGCCGGTGCCCTGGGCCTGACCCGGACCGGCGAACTCGTCGGTTCCCCCGGCTTCATGGCCCCCGAGCAGATCCGCGGCGAGCCGGTCACCCCGGCCTGCGATGTGTTCTGCCTCGGTGCGGTGCTGATGTACGCCGCCACCGGAGCGCTGCCCTTCGGAGATCCGGAGACCGCCGGGGGGCTCGCGCCGCTGCTCCTGCGCATCACCGGGGCGGAACCGAATCTCGCGGCCGTCCCCGCGGAGCTCCGTACGCTGGTGGCCGGCTGCCTGCGCAAGCAGCCGGCGGACCGCCCGACTCCGGCGGAGCTGCTGGCCCTGGTCGGCGCGGGTGACACCGTCGCGGACGGCAGGGCCCTGGAACCCTGGCTTCCGGGCGCGCTGGTGGCCCAGTTGGGGCGGCATGCGGTCCAGCTGCTGGACCGCGAGGACGCCGGCCCGGACCGCCCGCGCGCGGACCCGCCCACCCTGCCCGCCCCGACCGGCCACGCACCGGCTCCGGTCCCCGCTCCGGTCCCCGCGTACCCGAGTTACGGCCCGGCACCGAGCTATGGCCCGGCCCCGGCCCCGACTGTGGTTCCGCCGGGTCCGGTCTTCTCGTACGCCCCGGCGCCCGTGGCCCCGGCCCCGCCGCACCCGCGGCCCCGCACCGCTTCGACCGTGTTCCTGGTGGCCGTGGCCACGGTCGTGGCGATCGCCGCGGGCGGCACCGTGTACGCCGTGATGAGCGCCGACGGCGACCCCGTTGCGGGCGGCCCGGCCACGCGGACCTCCGCCGGCACCACCCCCACGGCCACGGCCCCCGGCACCGCCCCGAACTCCCCGGCAGGCGCCGCCTCGGGCAGCGGCGGATCGGGCAGCACCGCCTCGAGCAGCGGCGGTTCGACACCGGGCACCACCGCGCCCTCGGTGCCCGGCACCGGCGGCATCCCGGCCGGCTACCTCGGCACCTGGACGGCCACCTCCGGTACCCAGACCTGGCGGCTCACCCTCACCCAGGGCGCCGTGGGCGAACCGGTGATGAGGCTGGAGGTCCGCTCCGCCGCCCTCGAGTGCGGCTGGTCGGCCACCCTGCAGTCGGCCGGCCCGCCGGTCGAACTGAGCCCGTCGAGCGTCTCGTACGGCCCCACGGCCAGCTGCAACCCCGGCCAGTGGAGCCGCCTCACCCTCCAGGGGGACGGCAGTCTCGTCCGTGAGCTGGTCGGGGGCCAGAATCCGCCGCTCACCTATCGCCGTTGA
- a CDS encoding MarR family winged helix-turn-helix transcriptional regulator translates to MRDASPTRDASPARDHGASGGTAPAGGTADAGTPEVQALLSRTAIGVFRLNGQFLAVSEELARPAGLTAAWWQVLGAVLHEPLPVAGIARAMGITRQSVQRIADLLTERGLTEYLPNPAHRRAKLLHPTPAGREAISRIEPGHADLAARLAAELGEEAFAETARVLERLAAAMDTLTPPKA, encoded by the coding sequence ATGCGTGATGCTTCGCCGACGCGCGATGCTTCGCCGGCGCGCGACCACGGGGCGTCGGGCGGTACGGCTCCGGCGGGCGGTACGGCTGACGCGGGGACGCCGGAGGTCCAGGCGCTGCTCAGCCGCACGGCGATCGGCGTGTTCCGGCTGAACGGGCAGTTCCTCGCCGTCTCCGAGGAGCTGGCCCGCCCGGCCGGGCTGACCGCCGCCTGGTGGCAGGTGCTCGGCGCGGTCCTGCACGAGCCGCTGCCGGTCGCGGGCATCGCCCGCGCCATGGGCATCACCCGGCAGAGCGTCCAGCGCATCGCGGACCTGCTCACGGAACGCGGCCTCACCGAGTACCTCCCCAACCCGGCCCACCGCCGGGCCAAGCTCCTCCACCCGACCCCGGCCGGCCGCGAGGCCATCAGCCGGATCGAGCCGGGGCACGCCGACCTGGCGGCCCGGCTCGCGGCGGAGCTCGGCGAGGAGGCCTTCGCCGAAACCGCGCGCGTACTGGAGCGGCTGGCCGCAGCCATGGACACCCTCACCCCGCCCAAGGCCTGA
- a CDS encoding DJ-1/PfpI family protein, with protein MTSNVNTAPRKPVHLAVYDTYADWETGHTTAHLAQRGYEIRTVALADDKPVTTMAGIRIQPDSALADLDPAESSLLILTGAELWDTGDSLAPFAAKAREFLAAGVPVAAICGATAGLAREGLLDDRAHTSAVSFYLAETGYAGADRYVEADAVTDGDLITAGPTEPVAFAREVFARLGVYGPEVLDAWYRLFHDSDASAYPVLMAAEASGDA; from the coding sequence ATGACCAGCAACGTGAACACCGCCCCGCGCAAGCCGGTCCACCTCGCGGTGTACGACACGTACGCGGACTGGGAGACCGGTCACACCACCGCACACCTCGCCCAGCGCGGCTACGAGATCCGCACGGTCGCGCTCGCCGACGACAAGCCGGTCACCACGATGGCCGGCATCCGCATCCAGCCGGACTCGGCGCTCGCCGACCTGGACCCGGCGGAGTCCTCCCTGCTGATCCTGACCGGCGCGGAACTGTGGGACACCGGGGACTCGCTGGCCCCCTTCGCGGCCAAGGCCCGCGAGTTCCTCGCGGCCGGCGTACCGGTCGCGGCGATCTGCGGCGCCACGGCGGGCCTGGCCCGCGAGGGCCTGCTGGACGACCGCGCCCACACCAGCGCCGTCTCCTTCTACCTGGCGGAGACCGGCTACGCGGGCGCCGACCGGTACGTCGAGGCGGACGCGGTCACGGACGGCGACCTGATCACGGCGGGGCCGACGGAGCCGGTGGCCTTCGCCCGCGAGGTGTTCGCGCGCCTCGGGGTGTACGGCCCCGAGGTTCTGGACGCCTGGTACCGGCTCTTCCACGACTCGGACGCGAGCGCGTACCCGGTCCTGATGGCGGCGGAGGCGTCGGGCGATGCGTGA
- a CDS encoding aspartate aminotransferase family protein, which produces MTPHPQTDPAAGAAVKAADRAHVFHSWSAQALIDPLAVAGAEGSYFWDYEGNRYLDFSSQLVNTNIGHQHPKVVAAIQEQAAKLCTLAPGFAVDARSEAARLIAERTPGDLDKIFFTNGGAEAVENAVRMARLHTGRSKVLSAYRSYHGATAAAINLTGDPRRWPSDTASAGVVHFWGPFLYRSPFHATTEAEECERALRHLADTIAFEGPQSIAAIILETVPGTAGIMVPPAGYLAGVRELCDRYGIVFILDEVMAGFGRTGKWFAAEHWDITPDLLTFAKGVNSGYVPLGGVAISAAIAETFANRPYPGGLTYSGHPLACAAAVATITTMEEEGIVQHAAHLAENVIGPALAEIAERHPSVGEVRGLGTFWALDLVRDKETREPLVPYNAAGADNAPMAEFAAACKKSGLWPFVNMNRTHVVPACNISETEAKEGLALLDEALTVADRHTTSA; this is translated from the coding sequence ATGACCCCTCACCCGCAGACCGACCCCGCGGCCGGCGCCGCCGTCAAGGCTGCCGACCGTGCCCACGTCTTCCACTCCTGGTCCGCCCAGGCCCTGATCGATCCGCTCGCCGTCGCCGGGGCCGAGGGGTCGTACTTCTGGGACTACGAGGGCAACCGGTACCTCGACTTCTCCTCCCAGCTGGTCAACACCAACATCGGCCACCAGCACCCCAAGGTCGTCGCCGCGATCCAGGAGCAGGCCGCCAAGCTCTGCACCCTCGCCCCCGGCTTCGCCGTGGACGCGCGCTCCGAGGCCGCACGCCTCATCGCCGAGCGCACCCCCGGCGACCTCGACAAGATCTTCTTCACCAACGGCGGCGCCGAGGCCGTCGAGAACGCCGTCCGGATGGCCCGGCTGCACACGGGCCGCTCCAAGGTGCTCAGCGCCTACCGCTCGTACCACGGCGCCACCGCAGCGGCCATCAACCTGACCGGCGACCCGCGCCGCTGGCCCTCCGACACCGCCTCGGCCGGCGTCGTGCATTTCTGGGGCCCCTTCCTCTACCGGTCCCCGTTCCACGCGACCACCGAGGCCGAGGAGTGCGAGCGCGCCCTGCGCCACCTCGCCGACACCATCGCCTTCGAGGGCCCGCAGTCCATCGCCGCGATCATCCTGGAGACCGTCCCCGGCACCGCCGGGATCATGGTCCCGCCGGCCGGGTACCTGGCCGGGGTCCGCGAACTCTGCGACCGGTACGGCATCGTCTTCATCCTCGACGAGGTCATGGCCGGCTTCGGCCGCACCGGCAAGTGGTTCGCCGCCGAGCACTGGGACATCACCCCGGACCTGCTCACCTTCGCCAAGGGCGTCAACAGCGGCTACGTGCCCCTCGGCGGCGTGGCGATCTCCGCCGCCATCGCCGAGACCTTCGCCAACCGCCCCTACCCCGGCGGACTCACCTACTCCGGCCACCCGCTCGCCTGCGCCGCGGCCGTGGCCACCATCACCACCATGGAGGAGGAGGGCATCGTCCAGCACGCCGCCCACCTCGCCGAGAACGTCATCGGCCCGGCCCTCGCCGAGATCGCCGAACGCCACCCCTCCGTGGGCGAGGTCCGCGGCCTGGGCACCTTCTGGGCACTGGACCTCGTACGGGACAAGGAGACGCGCGAGCCGCTCGTCCCGTACAACGCGGCCGGAGCCGACAACGCGCCCATGGCCGAGTTCGCCGCCGCCTGCAAGAAGTCCGGACTGTGGCCCTTCGTCAACATGAACCGGACCCATGTCGTGCCCGCCTGCAACATCTCCGAGACCGAGGCCAAGGAAGGCCTCGCGCTCCTCGACGAGGCGCTGACGGTCGCAGACCGCCACACCACCTCCGCATAG
- a CDS encoding GntR family transcriptional regulator, with protein sequence MPGSGAVTRNTLRQQIADALRDEVLAGRLPPGQEFTVKQIAEQYEVSATPVREALVDLSAQGLLESVQHRGFRVKVFTVDDFRGMIEARTLIVDGIFRRLVERGTAPGCGEQLVSVRRRAEEAQRAAESGSLEVLIGYDLRFWRELGGLVGNAYISEFLHRIRVQCWVFAVPYLKSEPQLRSLLWCGHTELLNAVTRADADEVRRLVHAYNQHGLDWAADLRAAGE encoded by the coding sequence ATGCCAGGCAGCGGAGCTGTCACCCGCAACACCCTTCGTCAGCAGATCGCGGACGCGCTGCGCGACGAGGTGCTGGCGGGCCGCCTGCCCCCGGGCCAGGAGTTCACGGTCAAGCAGATCGCCGAGCAGTACGAGGTCTCCGCGACCCCGGTCCGCGAGGCACTGGTCGACCTGTCGGCCCAGGGACTGCTCGAATCCGTCCAGCACCGCGGCTTCCGGGTCAAGGTGTTCACGGTCGACGACTTCCGCGGCATGATCGAGGCCCGCACCCTCATCGTGGACGGCATCTTCCGGCGGCTCGTCGAGCGCGGCACGGCCCCCGGATGCGGCGAGCAGCTGGTTTCCGTACGCCGCCGGGCCGAGGAGGCCCAGCGGGCCGCCGAGAGCGGTTCCCTGGAAGTGCTGATCGGCTATGACCTGCGGTTCTGGCGGGAGCTGGGCGGGCTGGTCGGCAATGCCTACATCTCCGAGTTCCTGCACCGCATCCGGGTGCAGTGCTGGGTCTTCGCGGTGCCCTATCTGAAGAGCGAGCCACAGTTGCGGAGCCTGCTGTGGTGCGGCCACACCGAACTGCTGAACGCGGTGACCCGGGCCGATGCGGACGAGGTGCGCCGCCTCGTCCACGCCTACAACCAGCACGGACTGGACTGGGCGGCCGACCTGCGGGCGGCCGGCGAATGA